The uncultured Cohaesibacter sp. genome window below encodes:
- the katG gene encoding catalase/peroxidase HPI, translating to MDHNETKSTGKCPVMHGSNTAMGTGVMDWWPNALNLDILHQHDTKTNPYGEDFDYAEEVKSLDYEAVKQDLRALMNDSQDWWPADWGSYVGMFARVAWHAAGSYRLADGRGGGGTGNQRFAPLNSWPDNVNTDKGRRLLWPIKKKYGNKLSWADLIILSGTIAYEVAGLKTFGFGFGRKDIWHPEKDTYWGAEKEWLAPSDGRYGDVEKPETMENPLAAVQMGLIYVNPEGVNGNPDPLKTAAQMRETFARMAMDDEETVALTAGGHTIGKCHGNGRAENLSPDPEASGPEYQGMGWMNTKGRGIGRDTVVSGIEGAWTYEPTKWDMGYFNYLFGYEWELKKSPAGAWQWMPIDMKPEDMPADVEDPSIRCAPIMTDADMALKMDPAYNEICQRFIKDPDYFSQTFARAWFKLTHRDMGPKARYIGPWVPEEDLIWQDPIPVGKADYDVAAVKAKIAASGLSVGDMVATAWDSARTYRGSDMRGGANGARIRLAPQKDWEGNEPARLSKVLAVLEPIAAEFGISVADTIVLAGNVGLEAAIKAAGLDIAVPFVPGRGDATDAMTDAPSFDPLEPLADGYRNWAKKDYVVSPEEMLLDRTQLLGLTAKEMTVLIGGMRMLGTNFGGTKHGVFTENEGALSNDFFVNLTDMAYKWVPTGKNTYEIQDRKTGAVKWTATRVDLVFGSNSILRSYAEVYAQDDNKEKFARDFVAAWTKVMNADRFDVKS from the coding sequence CGCTCGACTATGAAGCAGTCAAGCAGGATCTGCGCGCTCTGATGAATGACAGTCAGGACTGGTGGCCTGCCGACTGGGGCAGCTATGTTGGCATGTTTGCCCGTGTCGCATGGCACGCGGCAGGTTCCTATCGTCTGGCCGATGGTCGTGGTGGCGGTGGTACCGGCAACCAGCGTTTTGCGCCGCTCAACTCCTGGCCGGACAACGTCAACACTGACAAGGGCCGCCGTCTGCTTTGGCCGATCAAGAAGAAATATGGCAACAAGCTCTCCTGGGCTGATCTTATCATCTTGTCAGGCACGATTGCCTATGAGGTTGCCGGTCTCAAAACATTCGGTTTTGGCTTTGGCCGCAAGGATATCTGGCATCCGGAAAAGGATACCTATTGGGGCGCCGAAAAAGAATGGCTGGCACCGAGCGATGGCCGCTATGGTGACGTTGAAAAGCCGGAGACCATGGAAAATCCGCTGGCAGCGGTTCAGATGGGCCTCATCTACGTCAACCCGGAAGGGGTCAACGGCAATCCCGATCCGCTGAAGACCGCGGCCCAGATGCGCGAGACCTTTGCCCGCATGGCCATGGACGATGAAGAAACCGTCGCCCTGACCGCGGGTGGCCATACCATTGGCAAGTGCCACGGCAATGGTCGCGCTGAAAACCTGAGCCCGGATCCGGAAGCTTCCGGTCCTGAATATCAGGGCATGGGTTGGATGAACACCAAAGGCCGCGGCATCGGACGCGACACGGTGGTCAGCGGCATCGAAGGCGCCTGGACCTATGAGCCGACCAAGTGGGACATGGGCTATTTCAACTATCTGTTTGGCTACGAATGGGAATTGAAAAAGAGTCCGGCCGGCGCCTGGCAGTGGATGCCCATCGACATGAAACCGGAAGACATGCCCGCTGACGTGGAGGATCCGTCCATTCGCTGCGCGCCAATCATGACTGACGCCGACATGGCGCTGAAAATGGATCCTGCCTACAACGAGATCTGTCAGCGTTTCATCAAGGACCCGGACTATTTCTCCCAGACCTTCGCACGGGCATGGTTCAAGCTGACCCACCGCGATATGGGGCCGAAGGCGCGCTACATCGGTCCATGGGTGCCAGAGGAAGACCTTATCTGGCAGGATCCGATTCCGGTCGGCAAGGCCGACTATGACGTTGCTGCTGTAAAAGCAAAGATTGCTGCAAGTGGTCTCTCGGTTGGTGACATGGTCGCAACCGCATGGGATAGCGCCCGCACCTATCGTGGATCGGACATGCGCGGCGGTGCCAACGGGGCACGCATTCGCCTTGCTCCGCAGAAGGACTGGGAAGGCAATGAGCCCGCTCGTCTTTCCAAGGTTCTGGCTGTCCTCGAACCGATCGCCGCAGAGTTCGGCATCAGCGTTGCTGATACCATTGTTCTGGCCGGTAACGTTGGGCTGGAAGCTGCTATCAAGGCTGCCGGCCTCGATATCGCGGTGCCTTTCGTGCCAGGACGTGGCGATGCGACCGACGCAATGACCGACGCTCCGTCATTTGATCCGCTCGAGCCTCTGGCGGATGGCTATCGCAACTGGGCCAAGAAGGACTATGTGGTCAGCCCGGAAGAAATGCTGCTTGATCGCACTCAGCTTCTTGGTCTCACGGCAAAGGAAATGACCGTTCTGATTGGTGGCATGAGAATGTTGGGAACCAACTTTGGCGGCACGAAGCATGGTGTGTTTACAGAGAATGAGGGTGCTTTGAGCAACGACTTCTTCGTCAACCTCACCGACATGGCCTATAAATGGGTGCCAACCGGCAAGAACACCTATGAAATCCAGGATCGCAAGACCGGCGCAGTCAAGTGGACGGCAACTCGCGTCGATCTGGTCTTTGGCTCCAACTCTATCCTTCGGTCCTATGCCGAGGTCTATGCCCAGGATGACAACAAGGAGAAATTCGCCAGGGACTTTGTCGCTGCCTGGACCAAGGTCATGAACGCTGACCGGTTTGATGTGAAATCATGA
- the chvE gene encoding multiple monosaccharide ABC transporter substrate-binding protein, producing MALALGLSFSSSLTQAASKGSVGIAMPTKSLARWVDDGDNMVKQFKAAGYDAELQYASDDVATQLRQIETMILKGVNVLVIASIDGTALSGALQLAADSGIKVISYDRLIRESPNVDYYATFDNYQVGVIQAESLLKGLDVENAKRPLNIEVFGGSPDDNNAYFFYNGAMSVLQPYLDNGKLVIVSGQMGMDKVGTLFWDGATAQARMDNLLSAFYTDKKVDGVLSPNDSLAIGVISSLKGVGYGTKDMPMPIITGQDAEVANIKAMIKGEQYSTVFKDTRALAGVTVGMVDAIINGGEPEINDTKTYDNGNKIVPSYLLKPVAVTKDNWKQLLIDSGYYSASQFE from the coding sequence ATGGCACTGGCATTGGGGCTGTCGTTCTCTTCATCTTTGACACAGGCTGCGAGCAAGGGGTCGGTTGGTATCGCGATGCCTACGAAGTCTTTGGCGCGATGGGTCGACGATGGCGACAACATGGTAAAGCAGTTCAAGGCAGCGGGTTATGACGCTGAACTGCAATACGCAAGTGATGATGTTGCCACTCAGCTTCGTCAGATCGAAACGATGATTCTTAAGGGCGTAAACGTGCTTGTTATCGCATCTATCGACGGCACTGCTCTGTCTGGCGCCCTGCAATTGGCTGCAGACTCTGGCATCAAAGTTATCTCCTATGACCGCTTGATCCGTGAGTCTCCGAATGTAGACTACTATGCGACCTTCGATAACTATCAGGTTGGTGTCATTCAGGCGGAATCGCTACTGAAAGGCCTAGACGTCGAAAATGCCAAACGTCCGCTCAACATTGAAGTCTTCGGCGGGTCTCCAGACGACAACAACGCCTATTTCTTCTACAATGGCGCCATGTCTGTTTTGCAGCCATATCTTGATAACGGCAAGCTGGTGATCGTCTCCGGTCAGATGGGGATGGACAAGGTCGGTACCCTGTTCTGGGATGGAGCAACAGCCCAAGCCCGCATGGATAATCTTCTGTCCGCATTCTATACAGATAAGAAAGTTGATGGCGTTCTGTCTCCCAATGACAGTCTTGCAATTGGCGTCATTTCTTCCCTGAAAGGCGTAGGCTATGGCACCAAGGATATGCCGATGCCGATCATTACCGGACAGGATGCCGAAGTGGCCAACATCAAAGCGATGATCAAGGGTGAACAGTATTCAACTGTCTTCAAGGACACCCGCGCTCTGGCTGGCGTTACCGTTGGTATGGTAGACGCCATCATCAATGGCGGCGAACCTGAAATCAACGACACCAAGACCTATGACAACGGCAACAAGATTGTACCGTCATATCTGTTAAAGCCGGTTGCCGTGACCAAAGACAACTGGAAACAGCTTTTGATCGATAGCGGATACTATTCCGCATCTCAGTTCGAATAG
- a CDS encoding ABC transporter ATP-binding protein gives MIADTIRTLRDRLFSDQSSSRYLIYRLLSENFHLHAKRYALAICLMAVVAGTTALSAWIMKDIVNEIFVSKDFGKVWIISLVVMVIFVAKGLATYWQTTILARIGNAIVADQQRKMFRHFLGQGADFFHDFPSSELITRISHNATAARQVMDILITSIGRDALSLIGLVCVMVFQDPLLSLIALIIAPPAVFMINLLVRRVKRIAKEQFLSLTQTTQTMQESALGFRIIRTFGLETVMTAKMDDAIYGVEKRANKIASLVARTNPMMETLGGFAIALVILYSGWRTILGGQSPGEFISFLTALLLASDPARRLSRFKVNMESGLVGVRLMFEILDRPTRLHEKPDAQALEVSKGEITFEHVRFTYGADEPVLDDLSLTIPGGKTTALVGPSGGGKSTIMSLVQRFNDVATGSILIDGVDIRDCTLSSLNSHIALVTQDTVLFSGTIRENIRFGRLGASDEEVEAAARDAFAHDFIVNQPQGYDTLIGENGTALSGGQKQRVAIARAMLKNAPIVLLDEATSALDSESEAKVQAAFDRLSENRTSLVIAHRLSTIRNADKICVIQQGRLIEEGSHDELLAQQGIYANLVRLQFDK, from the coding sequence ATGATCGCCGACACCATCCGCACCCTTCGGGACCGTCTCTTCTCAGATCAATCCAGCTCGAGATATCTTATCTATCGGCTTTTGTCTGAAAACTTCCATCTTCATGCCAAACGCTATGCCCTTGCCATTTGCCTGATGGCTGTCGTCGCCGGAACCACGGCACTCAGTGCCTGGATCATGAAGGACATAGTCAACGAGATCTTCGTATCGAAGGACTTTGGCAAGGTCTGGATCATTTCGCTGGTCGTCATGGTGATTTTTGTTGCCAAGGGGCTTGCCACTTACTGGCAGACGACGATTCTGGCGCGGATTGGCAACGCCATTGTGGCTGACCAGCAGCGCAAGATGTTTCGCCACTTCCTCGGCCAAGGGGCAGACTTCTTTCACGATTTCCCGTCAAGTGAGCTGATTACCCGTATTTCGCACAATGCCACCGCCGCCCGTCAGGTGATGGATATTCTGATCACCAGCATCGGGCGCGACGCGCTGTCGTTGATCGGGCTTGTTTGCGTGATGGTGTTTCAGGATCCGCTGTTGTCGCTGATTGCGCTGATCATCGCACCTCCGGCCGTCTTCATGATCAACCTTCTGGTGCGTCGGGTCAAACGCATCGCCAAGGAGCAGTTTCTCTCCCTGACCCAGACCACCCAGACCATGCAGGAAAGTGCTCTCGGCTTTCGCATTATCCGGACATTCGGGCTTGAGACGGTGATGACCGCAAAGATGGACGATGCCATTTATGGTGTCGAGAAGCGTGCCAACAAGATCGCCAGCCTTGTGGCACGCACCAACCCGATGATGGAAACTCTTGGCGGATTTGCCATTGCGTTGGTCATTCTTTACAGCGGCTGGCGGACCATCCTTGGCGGCCAGAGCCCGGGTGAATTCATCTCATTCCTGACGGCTTTGCTGCTGGCGAGCGATCCCGCCCGCCGCCTCAGCCGCTTCAAGGTCAACATGGAAAGTGGCCTTGTGGGCGTGCGCCTGATGTTTGAAATCCTTGATCGCCCGACCCGACTGCATGAGAAGCCGGATGCACAGGCCCTTGAGGTTAGCAAGGGCGAGATTACCTTCGAACACGTGCGCTTCACCTATGGCGCTGACGAACCGGTGCTGGACGACCTTTCCCTCACCATTCCCGGCGGCAAGACCACGGCGCTGGTCGGCCCATCCGGTGGCGGCAAGTCGACGATCATGAGCCTTGTGCAGCGCTTCAATGATGTTGCCACAGGGAGTATTCTGATTGACGGTGTCGACATCAGGGACTGCACCCTCTCATCACTCAACAGCCATATTGCTCTTGTTACCCAGGACACGGTGCTGTTTTCTGGCACCATCAGGGAAAACATTCGCTTCGGGCGATTGGGCGCTTCGGATGAAGAGGTCGAGGCAGCTGCGCGGGATGCATTTGCCCATGATTTCATTGTTAACCAGCCGCAGGGTTATGACACCCTGATCGGCGAAAACGGCACGGCCCTGTCTGGCGGCCAGAAGCAGCGTGTCGCCATCGCGCGCGCCATGCTCAAGAACGCTCCTATCGTGCTGCTCGATGAAGCGACCTCGGCGCTGGACAGTGAATCGGAAGCCAAGGTGCAGGCCGCCTTTGACCGGCTGAGTGAAAACCGCACGTCGCTGGTCATCGCCCACCGGCTTTCGACCATACGCAATGCCGACAAGATCTGTGTCATCCAGCAGGGACGGCTGATCGAGGAGGGCAGTCACGACGAATTGCTGGCCCAGCAGGGCATTTATGCCAATCTGGTCCGCCTGCAGTTTGACAAATAG
- a CDS encoding SprT family zinc-dependent metalloprotease has protein sequence MPTRRISKLPPTVTLHHAGQTIEVRLKPNARAKRLILRLDSKTGEPVATCPPGLGESRIQLFLQKNVTWLVDRQTKRAPNVPFEHGAVIPVRDVPHTLEHNDVARGTVRLLELDEGSILLVSGNESHMARRVTDWLRKQAKQDLEEAVARHATALGVKPAVIRLKDTTSRWGSCSANRTLSFSWRVIMAPPFVLNYLAAHEVAHLREMNHSDRFWAHVARICPDYEAGQTWLKDNGRRLHAYGVEAD, from the coding sequence ATGCCAACCAGGCGGATCTCGAAATTGCCTCCGACGGTAACCCTGCATCATGCCGGGCAGACAATCGAGGTACGCCTCAAACCCAATGCACGCGCCAAGCGCCTGATCCTGCGTCTTGACAGCAAGACTGGCGAACCCGTCGCCACCTGCCCGCCGGGGCTGGGCGAGAGCAGGATACAGCTATTCCTGCAAAAGAACGTGACATGGCTGGTTGACCGCCAGACCAAGCGCGCTCCCAATGTGCCCTTTGAACATGGGGCGGTCATCCCGGTGCGCGATGTTCCCCATACGCTGGAACACAATGATGTGGCGCGCGGCACAGTCCGGCTTCTCGAACTCGATGAAGGCAGCATCCTGCTTGTCTCAGGCAACGAATCCCACATGGCGCGGCGGGTCACAGACTGGCTCAGGAAGCAGGCAAAGCAGGATCTGGAAGAAGCTGTCGCCCGTCACGCGACGGCACTCGGGGTCAAACCGGCTGTTATCCGGCTCAAGGATACCACCAGCCGTTGGGGCTCCTGCAGCGCCAACCGGACTCTGTCCTTTTCCTGGCGGGTGATCATGGCGCCGCCCTTTGTGCTGAACTATCTGGCGGCTCATGAGGTGGCCCATTTGCGGGAAATGAACCATTCCGATCGCTTTTGGGCCCATGTGGCCCGCATCTGTCCCGATTACGAAGCCGGGCAGACCTGGCTGAAGGACAATGGCCGCCGGCTCCACGCCTATGGCGTCGAGGCCGACTGA